A genome region from Crossiella equi includes the following:
- a CDS encoding LysR family transcriptional regulator translates to MDADRLRVLVAVVQAGSISAAAQRLSVTPSALSQQLSKLERSVGVRLLDRGPGGVRPTEAGVVLVRHGERVLGELRDAEDAVRELLGSTPERLALGTFASMGALLVPQVLAEFRRRHPGVRLALLDIERPEGYGLVASRELDVLITHRYPGVALPPLGGARRQRLLTDPLRLVLPAGHRLARAPRIRLADLAGEEWISGGPGVPNRVCLTALAARDRLELHVAFETRDYGVMLGLLRAGVGVSLVPASVLVSTEGLAVRSVHGHTPAREVYVVHRRRPLRLTAEVVRLLTEAGTRMEAR, encoded by the coding sequence ATGGACGCCGACCGGTTGCGGGTGCTCGTCGCGGTGGTGCAGGCGGGGTCGATCAGCGCGGCCGCGCAGCGCCTGTCCGTCACGCCGTCCGCGCTGTCCCAGCAACTGTCCAAACTGGAGCGTTCGGTGGGCGTGCGCCTGCTGGACCGCGGCCCCGGTGGCGTGCGGCCCACGGAGGCGGGCGTGGTGCTGGTGCGGCACGGCGAACGCGTGCTGGGCGAGCTGCGCGACGCCGAGGACGCGGTGCGCGAGCTGCTGGGCAGCACCCCGGAACGCCTGGCGCTGGGCACGTTCGCGTCGATGGGCGCGCTGCTGGTGCCGCAGGTGCTCGCCGAGTTCCGCCGCCGCCACCCCGGCGTCCGCCTGGCCCTGCTGGACATCGAGCGGCCCGAGGGCTACGGCCTGGTCGCCTCGCGGGAGCTGGACGTGCTGATCACCCACCGCTACCCGGGCGTGGCCCTGCCCCCGCTGGGCGGCGCGCGGCGCCAGCGCCTGCTCACCGACCCGCTGCGCCTGGTCCTCCCGGCGGGCCACCGCCTGGCGCGCGCCCCGCGCATCCGGCTGGCCGACCTGGCCGGGGAGGAGTGGATCAGCGGCGGCCCGGGTGTGCCCAACCGGGTGTGCCTGACCGCGCTGGCGGCCCGCGATCGGCTGGAACTGCACGTGGCGTTCGAGACCCGCGACTACGGTGTGATGCTGGGCCTGCTGCGGGCGGGGGTGGGCGTCTCGCTCGTCCCGGCCTCGGTGCTGGTCTCGACCGAGGGCCTGGCGGTCCGCTCGGTGCACGGCCACACCCCGGCCCGGGAGGTGTACGTGGTGCACCGCCGACGCCCGCTGCGCCTGACCGCCGAGGTGGTACGCCTGCTCACCGAAGCGGGCACGAGGATGGAGGCACGATGA
- a CDS encoding VOC family protein gives MLSTSKAFSGFAVDDIPAARHFYAEVLGLGVTESNGMLTLHLGSGAEVLVYPKPDHVPATFTVLNFPVEDIDAVVRDLAAAGVRFERYEGMTDEHGIARGRAAGRGPDIAWFTDPAGNVLSVLAG, from the coding sequence ATGCTGTCCACGAGCAAGGCCTTCAGCGGATTCGCGGTCGACGACATCCCGGCCGCCCGCCACTTCTACGCCGAGGTCCTGGGCCTGGGCGTCACCGAGTCCAACGGCATGCTCACGCTGCACCTCGGTTCCGGCGCGGAGGTGCTCGTGTACCCCAAGCCCGACCACGTGCCCGCCACGTTCACCGTGCTCAACTTCCCGGTGGAGGACATCGACGCCGTTGTGCGCGACCTCGCGGCCGCCGGGGTGCGGTTCGAGCGGTACGAGGGGATGACCGACGAGCACGGCATCGCGCGGGGGCGGGCCGCCGGGCGGGGGCCGGACATCGCGTGGTTCACCGATCCGGCGGGGAACGTGCTGTCCGTGCTGGCGGGGTGA
- a CDS encoding Fic family protein, with amino-acid sequence MLFSTPPLTDDDFRVVAEIEQHRRNLRFHLREPRRWTGQLRRNLRARAIRGSNSIEGYEVSFDDAVALLEDEEPLSADRLTSLEIIGYRNALTYIQQLAEDSEFSLDQSLVRSLHFMMLGHDLTKSPGRYRQKSIFVHDEENNTIVYEGPDHESVPPLMRELTDELAEPSDCPVFVRAALAHLNLVMIHPFRDGNGRMARALQTLILARERILQPEFSSIEEWLGRNTSAYYEVLAETGGGSWQPTRSTVGWVRFNLVAHHIQAQTVLRRVTEASSLWEELEAVLAQRGLPERAASALFDATNGVTVRRSAYAREAQLEPGTAARDLRLLVQSGLLTARGETKARTYAASEELRAVRRKVTASRTALRDPYPA; translated from the coding sequence ATGCTGTTCTCAACCCCACCGCTCACCGATGACGACTTCCGGGTCGTCGCCGAAATCGAGCAGCACCGCCGCAACCTGCGGTTCCACCTGCGGGAACCCCGGCGCTGGACGGGGCAGCTGCGACGGAACCTGCGAGCCCGCGCCATCCGCGGCTCGAACAGCATCGAAGGTTACGAGGTGTCCTTCGACGACGCCGTGGCACTCCTGGAGGACGAGGAGCCGTTGAGCGCCGACCGGCTCACCTCGCTGGAGATCATCGGGTACCGCAACGCGCTGACCTACATCCAGCAGCTCGCTGAGGACAGCGAGTTCAGCCTGGACCAGTCGCTCGTGCGCAGCCTGCACTTCATGATGCTCGGTCACGACCTGACCAAGAGCCCCGGCCGGTACCGCCAGAAGTCGATCTTCGTGCACGACGAGGAGAACAACACCATCGTCTACGAGGGTCCGGACCACGAGTCGGTACCACCGCTGATGCGCGAACTCACCGACGAGCTGGCGGAGCCCTCGGACTGCCCGGTGTTCGTGCGAGCCGCGCTCGCGCATCTGAACCTGGTGATGATCCACCCGTTCCGCGACGGCAACGGCCGCATGGCACGCGCGCTGCAGACACTGATCCTGGCCAGGGAACGGATCCTCCAGCCGGAGTTCAGCAGCATCGAGGAGTGGTTGGGGCGCAACACCTCCGCCTACTACGAGGTGCTCGCCGAGACGGGGGGCGGAAGCTGGCAGCCCACGCGGAGCACCGTCGGCTGGGTCCGGTTCAACCTGGTGGCACACCACATCCAGGCACAGACCGTCCTCCGACGGGTCACCGAAGCGAGTTCGCTCTGGGAAGAACTGGAGGCGGTGCTGGCGCAACGGGGTCTGCCCGAGCGAGCCGCCTCGGCGCTGTTCGACGCGACCAACGGTGTCACCGTGCGCCGCAGTGCTTACGCCCGCGAGGCCCAACTGGAACCGGGCACGGCCGCACGTGACCTCCGGCTCCTCGTCCAATCCGGTCTGCTCACCGCACGGGGGGAGACAAAAGCTCGCACCTACGCGGCCAGCGAGGAGCTGCGAGCGGTGCGGCGCAAGGTGACCGCCTCCCGCACCGCGCTGCGCGACCCGTACCCGGCCTGA
- a CDS encoding cellulose binding domain-containing protein — MRSSTRSGLGLAALTAVGGLLAVSAPASAAASPTAVFAKDSSWAGGYQGKFTVGNTGDSPLAGWKVEFDLPSGSSVGSYWDATQTLSGTRYTFTSRDYNGAVAPGATAGFGFLVSGTGEPANCRVNGVPCAGGTVPTTTTTTTTTTSTPPPPTGGSPRVAPYVDITAERPTLAEVSAATGQKHFTLAFVLGSHAGCDPKWGGTINLDEPRIVNQIRDLKAAGGDVIVATGGAAGPYLESACTTVDALAGAYRRIIDTLGVSHLDIDIEASVNLDTMNRALAQVQRERPGTTVSFTLMVQGDDYGLTPALGVDLLKNAKANGVRVDLVNPMTMEFGTSRPDWGDAVITAAESTLRQMAEIWPEKSDADRKRMLGVTPMIGRNFNGKVFLPAHATKLVNWASTNRIGLLAFWSVGRDNGGCPGGGISPTCSSISQGTYEFVNTFKRFTG; from the coding sequence ATGCGTTCATCCACACGAAGCGGCCTGGGCCTGGCCGCGCTCACCGCCGTCGGCGGCCTGCTCGCCGTGTCGGCACCCGCCTCGGCGGCGGCCAGCCCGACCGCCGTGTTCGCCAAGGACTCCTCGTGGGCCGGTGGCTACCAGGGCAAGTTCACCGTCGGCAACACCGGCGACTCGCCGCTGGCCGGGTGGAAGGTCGAGTTCGACCTGCCGTCGGGCAGCTCGGTGGGCAGCTACTGGGACGCCACGCAGACCCTGTCCGGCACGCGGTACACCTTCACCAGCCGCGACTACAACGGCGCGGTGGCCCCGGGCGCGACGGCCGGGTTCGGCTTCCTGGTCAGCGGCACGGGTGAACCGGCGAACTGCCGGGTGAACGGCGTGCCGTGCGCCGGTGGCACGGTGCCCACCACCACGACCACCACCACGACCACCACCTCCACCCCGCCCCCACCGACGGGCGGCAGCCCGCGCGTGGCCCCGTACGTGGACATCACGGCGGAGCGCCCGACCCTGGCCGAGGTGTCGGCGGCCACGGGCCAGAAGCACTTCACGCTGGCCTTCGTCCTGGGCAGCCACGCGGGCTGCGACCCCAAGTGGGGCGGCACGATCAACCTGGACGAGCCCCGCATCGTCAACCAGATCCGCGACCTCAAGGCCGCGGGCGGCGACGTGATCGTGGCGACGGGCGGCGCGGCGGGCCCGTACCTGGAGTCGGCGTGCACCACGGTCGACGCCCTGGCGGGAGCGTACCGCCGCATCATCGACACCCTGGGCGTGTCCCACCTGGACATCGACATCGAGGCCTCGGTCAACCTGGACACGATGAACCGGGCCCTGGCCCAGGTCCAGCGCGAACGCCCGGGCACCACGGTCTCCTTCACCCTGATGGTCCAGGGCGACGACTACGGCCTGACCCCGGCCCTGGGCGTGGACCTGCTCAAGAACGCCAAGGCCAACGGCGTCCGCGTGGACCTGGTGAACCCCATGACGATGGAGTTCGGCACCAGCCGCCCGGACTGGGGCGACGCGGTGATCACCGCCGCGGAGAGCACCCTGCGCCAGATGGCCGAGATCTGGCCGGAGAAGTCCGACGCCGACCGCAAGCGCATGCTCGGCGTGACCCCCATGATCGGCCGCAACTTCAACGGCAAGGTCTTCCTGCCCGCCCACGCCACGAAACTCGTCAACTGGGCCAGCACCAACCGGATCGGCCTGCTGGCGTTCTGGTCGGTCGGCCGCGACAACGGCGGCTGCCCGGGCGGCGGGATCTCGCCCACGTGCAGCTCGATCAGCCAGGGGACGTACGAGTTCGTGAACACGTTCAAGCGGTTCACGGGCTGA
- a CDS encoding methionine synthase: MKLSPGTATGIGSLPGTDPLEAARILLGELPELPHLPELPARGVGADILGRTAGLLVDLAVEVVPSGYRVAAHPGRDHRRAVDLLRGDLDAFDEAWEVQSRERVKVQAAGPWTLTGNIELARGHRVLTDKGALREFAESLAEGLTRHVTEVAARTGATVVVQLDEPGLPTVLDGRLPTPSGYGMVSAVPAPDAQALLRQVIEHVKDRTGAEVIVHCCAPRPPVTLLRKAGADAIALDATLLGKAPTELFDELGEAWDAGTTLLLGLVPATDPGTRPELRKLADPALRLVDRLGFSRELLAERAVPTPCCGLAGASQAWVRRALALSRDLGKAFVEPPSGW, translated from the coding sequence GTGAAGCTCAGCCCCGGCACCGCCACTGGTATCGGCTCCTTGCCCGGTACCGATCCCCTGGAAGCCGCCCGCATCCTGCTCGGCGAGCTGCCCGAGCTGCCGCACCTGCCCGAGCTGCCCGCGCGCGGCGTCGGCGCGGACATCCTCGGCCGCACCGCCGGGCTGCTGGTGGACCTCGCGGTCGAGGTGGTGCCCTCGGGCTACCGCGTCGCCGCCCACCCCGGCCGCGACCACCGGCGCGCGGTCGACCTGCTGCGCGGCGACCTGGACGCCTTCGACGAGGCCTGGGAGGTCCAGTCGCGCGAGCGGGTCAAGGTGCAGGCCGCCGGACCGTGGACCCTCACCGGCAACATCGAGCTGGCCCGCGGCCACCGCGTGCTCACCGACAAGGGCGCGCTGCGCGAGTTCGCCGAGTCCCTGGCCGAAGGCCTGACCCGGCACGTCACCGAGGTCGCCGCGCGCACCGGCGCCACCGTCGTGGTCCAGCTCGACGAGCCCGGCCTGCCCACCGTGCTGGACGGCCGCCTGCCCACGCCCTCGGGCTACGGCATGGTCTCCGCCGTGCCGGCCCCGGACGCGCAGGCGCTGCTCCGGCAGGTCATCGAGCACGTCAAGGACCGCACCGGCGCCGAGGTCATCGTGCACTGCTGCGCCCCGCGCCCGCCGGTGACCCTGCTGCGCAAGGCCGGCGCGGACGCCATCGCCCTGGACGCCACGCTGCTCGGCAAGGCCCCCACCGAGCTGTTCGACGAGCTCGGCGAGGCCTGGGACGCGGGCACCACGCTGCTGCTCGGCCTGGTCCCGGCCACCGACCCCGGCACTCGTCCGGAGCTGCGGAAACTCGCCGACCCGGCGCTCAGGCTGGTGGACCGCCTCGGCTTCTCCCGCGAGCTGCTGGCCGAGCGCGCGGTGCCCACCCCGTGCTGCGGGCTGGCCGGGGCGAGCCAGGCCTGGGTGCGGCGCGCGCTGGCGCTGTCCCGGGACCTCGGCAAGGCCTTCGTGGAACCGCCGAGTGGCTGGTGA
- a CDS encoding glycoside hydrolase family 9 protein, translating into MRVPRPAPLRAAAVVTALALGATMVSTAAANAAASGQIRVDGVGYASDETKVGYLMTPAGSAGARFSVVDERGRTVLSGKAGASLGAWNTGYAAVHPLDFSALRSFGTYRLKVAGAVTATSPAFRVGSAKELFAPIADRTFDFYAAQRDGRDVVPGRLGRKPSHLADARATVYDTPVFKDGDQLAEPLKPVGQTVDLEGGWVDAGDFVKFTSNSAYTTASLLLTQRAGNRDATLASEIDFSLRWLDKAWDEKSRTFYVQVGIGTGSEQHGFLGDHDVWRLPETDDQLDVKPGDAKYFIKHRPVFRAAPPGEKISPNLAGRTAAAFALAAQTNLVRDPGQARYWLEQAATVFAQARTTDVGELTTAFPHSYYPESSWQDDLEFGATQLAIAGHALGDKRAGEWAKAATTWAKAYLGSGDEDTLNLYNTSALGHADLVKLLRTRLVRDAEVTEAELVADLRRQLDKGVARAKTSPFRTAVDITAFDVATRSFGYAATAELYRSVTRDRSYDAFGSQQRNFALGANAWGLSLVIGVGPRSPFCPHHQAANLSGSTTGGQKILIGGVVNGPNAADKFAELGPIEGATPCSHPLAQFDGQGSRFVDDVAAWPSGEPAIDYTATGTLALGLTALR; encoded by the coding sequence ATGCGTGTTCCTCGCCCGGCACCGCTCCGAGCCGCCGCGGTCGTGACCGCCCTGGCGCTGGGGGCGACGATGGTGAGCACGGCGGCCGCGAACGCGGCCGCCAGCGGTCAGATCCGCGTCGACGGCGTCGGCTACGCCAGCGACGAGACCAAGGTCGGCTACCTGATGACACCGGCTGGGAGTGCCGGTGCCCGGTTCTCGGTCGTCGACGAGCGCGGCCGCACCGTGCTCTCCGGCAAGGCGGGCGCCAGCCTCGGCGCCTGGAACACCGGCTACGCGGCCGTGCACCCGCTGGACTTCTCCGCGCTCAGGAGCTTCGGCACCTATCGGCTCAAGGTCGCGGGCGCGGTCACCGCCACCTCGCCCGCCTTCCGCGTGGGCTCCGCCAAGGAGCTCTTCGCGCCGATCGCGGACCGCACGTTCGACTTCTACGCCGCCCAGCGCGACGGCAGGGACGTGGTGCCCGGCCGCCTGGGCCGCAAGCCCTCGCACCTGGCCGACGCCAGGGCCACCGTCTACGACACCCCGGTGTTCAAGGACGGCGACCAGCTCGCCGAACCGCTCAAGCCCGTGGGCCAGACCGTGGACCTCGAGGGCGGCTGGGTGGACGCGGGCGACTTCGTCAAGTTCACCTCGAACTCCGCCTACACCACGGCCTCGCTGCTGCTGACCCAGCGCGCGGGCAACCGCGACGCCACCCTGGCCAGCGAGATCGACTTCAGCCTGCGCTGGCTGGACAAGGCCTGGGACGAGAAGTCCAGGACCTTCTACGTCCAGGTCGGCATCGGCACCGGCAGCGAGCAGCACGGCTTCCTCGGCGACCACGACGTGTGGCGCCTGCCCGAGACCGACGACCAGCTCGACGTGAAGCCGGGCGACGCCAAGTACTTCATCAAGCACCGCCCGGTCTTCCGCGCCGCCCCGCCCGGAGAGAAGATCAGCCCGAACCTGGCCGGCCGCACCGCCGCCGCGTTCGCGCTGGCCGCGCAGACGAACCTGGTCCGCGACCCGGGGCAGGCGCGCTACTGGCTGGAGCAGGCCGCCACGGTTTTCGCCCAGGCCAGGACCACCGACGTCGGCGAGCTGACCACCGCGTTCCCGCACTCCTACTACCCGGAGTCCTCCTGGCAGGACGACCTGGAGTTCGGCGCCACCCAGCTGGCCATCGCGGGCCACGCCCTGGGCGACAAGCGCGCGGGCGAGTGGGCCAAGGCGGCCACCACCTGGGCCAAGGCCTACCTCGGCTCCGGTGACGAGGACACGCTGAACCTGTACAACACCAGCGCCCTCGGCCACGCCGACCTGGTGAAGCTGTTGCGCACCAGGCTGGTCCGCGACGCCGAGGTGACCGAGGCCGAGCTCGTCGCCGACCTGCGCCGCCAGCTGGACAAGGGTGTGGCCCGGGCGAAGACCAGCCCGTTCCGCACCGCCGTGGACATCACCGCCTTCGACGTGGCCACCCGCAGCTTCGGCTACGCGGCCACCGCCGAGCTGTACCGCTCGGTGACCCGCGACCGCTCCTACGACGCCTTCGGCAGCCAGCAGCGCAACTTCGCCCTCGGTGCCAACGCCTGGGGCCTGTCGCTGGTGATCGGCGTGGGCCCGCGCTCGCCGTTCTGCCCGCACCACCAGGCGGCCAACCTGTCCGGCAGCACCACCGGCGGCCAGAAGATCCTCATCGGCGGTGTGGTCAACGGCCCCAACGCCGCGGACAAGTTCGCCGAGCTGGGCCCGATCGAGGGCGCCACGCCGTGCTCGCACCCGCTCGCGCAGTTCGACGGCCAGGGCTCGCGGTTCGTCGACGACGTCGCCGCGTGGCCCAGCGGTGAGCCCGCGATCGACTACACCGCGACCGGCACCCTGGCGCTGGGCCTGACCGCCCTGCGCTGA
- a CDS encoding YeiH family protein, with translation MSTTVNRSPALWPGLLLTAAAVLLALGVAALLPSVSALTTAVLLGVLVGNLGVLPPATAPGLAWAARRLVRAGVVLLGLQLAVADVLGLGWGVPLVVVATVAGTFLGTRWLGRRFGLSEGLSTLVATGFAVCGAAAVAAVEGVLERRDREVATAVALVTLFGSAWMLLLPVLATGLAERTWSAWAGASVHEVAQVLVAAPSGLVSLAVVVKLTRVVLLAPLVAFVGRRRGRWLPPVFVLGFLAMVVLRGTGVLPEPVLAAAKLAATVLMAAALFALGTTVRVRELLATGPRALLLGLCSTVLVAVLSLAGLVLVGW, from the coding sequence GTGTCCACAACCGTGAACCGGTCCCCAGCGCTGTGGCCCGGACTCCTGCTCACCGCCGCCGCCGTGCTGCTCGCGCTCGGGGTGGCCGCCCTGCTGCCGTCGGTCAGCGCGCTCACCACCGCCGTGCTGCTGGGTGTGCTCGTCGGCAACCTCGGTGTGCTGCCCCCGGCCACGGCCCCAGGGCTGGCCTGGGCGGCCCGGCGGCTGGTGCGGGCGGGTGTGGTGCTGCTGGGCCTGCAACTGGCCGTGGCGGACGTCCTGGGCCTGGGCTGGGGTGTGCCGCTGGTGGTCGTGGCCACGGTCGCGGGCACGTTCCTGGGCACGCGCTGGCTGGGCCGCCGGTTCGGACTCTCCGAGGGGCTGAGCACGTTGGTGGCAACCGGTTTCGCGGTGTGCGGGGCGGCCGCGGTCGCGGCGGTGGAGGGCGTGCTGGAGCGGCGGGACCGGGAGGTGGCGACCGCGGTGGCCCTGGTGACGCTGTTCGGCAGCGCGTGGATGCTGCTGCTGCCGGTGCTCGCGACGGGGCTGGCCGAGCGGACGTGGAGCGCGTGGGCCGGGGCCAGCGTGCACGAGGTGGCGCAGGTCCTGGTGGCCGCGCCGAGCGGGCTGGTGTCGCTGGCTGTGGTGGTCAAGCTGACCAGGGTGGTGCTGCTGGCGCCGCTGGTGGCGTTCGTGGGCAGGCGGCGCGGCCGGTGGCTGCCGCCGGTCTTCGTGCTCGGCTTCCTGGCGATGGTCGTGCTGCGCGGCACCGGGGTGCTGCCGGAGCCGGTGCTGGCCGCGGCGAAGCTGGCCGCGACCGTGCTGATGGCCGCCGCGCTGTTCGCGCTGGGCACCACCGTGCGGGTGCGGGAACTGCTGGCCACCGGGCCGCGCGCGCTGCTGCTCGGGCTGTGCTCGACCGTGCTGGTGGCGGTGCTCTCGCTGGCGGGCCTGGTGCTGGTGGGCTGGTGA
- a CDS encoding LysR family transcriptional regulator has product MSTRPDTESLALLVLLGETGSLGQAAARLGISQPAASKRLATLERRLGLSLVERDTTGSRLTEAGRMVSGWAERVLAELDVLLHGVEALREQRAGQLSVAASMTVAEHLVPGWITELRRAEPGLHIGLQVTNSTAVGGLVVRGAVDLGFVEGPAVPRGLRTRLVAADRLAVVVAPSHPWAKRRRPVGPADLAGTPLVVRERGSGTRETLEAALERAGSVKVQALVELGSTTAVRGAVAAGSGPAVLSVLAVEADLLAGRLTEVPVTGVDLRRRLRAVWVAGRVLSPPAAALLAVAARTPRPVR; this is encoded by the coding sequence ATGAGCACACGGCCGGACACCGAGTCGCTGGCGCTGCTGGTGCTGCTCGGCGAGACCGGCAGTCTCGGCCAGGCCGCCGCGCGCCTGGGCATCAGCCAGCCCGCCGCGAGCAAACGCCTGGCCACCCTGGAACGCCGCCTGGGCCTGTCCCTGGTCGAGCGCGACACCACCGGCTCCCGGCTCACCGAGGCCGGGCGCATGGTCAGCGGCTGGGCCGAACGGGTGCTGGCCGAGCTGGACGTGCTGCTGCACGGCGTGGAAGCCCTGCGCGAGCAGCGCGCCGGGCAGCTGAGCGTGGCGGCCAGCATGACCGTGGCCGAGCACCTGGTACCGGGCTGGATCACCGAGCTGCGCCGCGCCGAGCCCGGCCTGCACATCGGCCTCCAGGTCACCAACTCCACCGCCGTCGGCGGCTTGGTCGTGCGGGGCGCGGTGGACCTCGGCTTCGTGGAGGGCCCGGCCGTGCCGCGCGGGCTGCGCACCCGCCTGGTCGCCGCCGACCGGCTGGCCGTGGTGGTCGCGCCCAGCCACCCCTGGGCGAAACGGCGCAGACCGGTTGGTCCGGCCGACCTCGCGGGCACTCCACTGGTCGTCCGCGAACGCGGTTCCGGCACCAGGGAAACCCTCGAAGCCGCACTGGAACGCGCCGGGTCGGTTAAGGTCCAGGCGCTGGTGGAACTGGGGTCCACCACCGCGGTGCGCGGTGCGGTCGCGGCCGGGTCCGGCCCGGCGGTGCTCAGCGTGCTGGCCGTCGAGGCGGACCTGCTGGCCGGGCGGCTGACCGAGGTGCCGGTCACCGGAGTGGACCTGCGGCGGCGGCTGCGCGCGGTGTGGGTCGCCGGGCGGGTGCTGTCCCCGCCGGCGGCAGCCTTGCTGGCGGTCGCGGCACGCACACCTCGCCCGGTTCGGTGA
- the ligA gene encoding NAD-dependent DNA ligase LigA codes for MSPVTSDDSTEIGVPATVAKRHAELAEEITDHQYRYYVTSPIISDAEFDVLFRELQRIEADHPELATPDSPTQRVSGTFSTEFTAVDHLERMLSLDNAFNAEDMDAWAERVHKEVGDGAAYLCELKIDGLAVNLLYRDGRLERGLTRGDGRTGEDITLNLRTLADVPERLVGTDEYPVPGLVEIRGEVFFTLADFADLNAAQTEAGRPPFANPRNAAAGSLRQKDPKVTASRPLRMICHGLGKRAGFEPGTQSDSYGALKAWGLRVSTHTKVLSTVDEVRGFIGYWGEHRHDAEHEIDGVVVKVDQVLLQRRLGATSRAPRWAIAYKYPPEEVTTQLLDIRVNVGRTGRVTPFAVTEPVKVAGSVVARATLHNANEVKRKGVLIGDRIVLRKAGDVIPEVLGPVVEARTGEEREFLMPTECPECGATLRPMKEADVDIRCPNAQFCPGQLRERLSYLAGRSALDIEVLGFEAAGALVASDVYTNERDLFDLDAAKLVRVPLFRTNSGELSANGQKLLDNLETVKTRPLWRILVALSIRHVGPKAARDLARELGSVQAIAEATEERLAEVGGIGPTIVAAVREWFEVDWHRDVLAAWAAAGVQLAEERDESVPRTLEGLSIVVTGSLAGFSRDEAKEAILSRGGKAVGSVSKKTSFVVVGEAPGSKYDKAVQLKVPVLDEDGFRVLLDSGPEAATEVATIGEDTGDAGAEG; via the coding sequence ATTTCCCCCGTGACCAGCGACGACAGCACCGAGATCGGCGTTCCCGCGACCGTGGCGAAGCGCCATGCGGAGCTGGCCGAGGAGATCACCGACCACCAGTACCGGTACTACGTCACCTCGCCGATCATCTCCGACGCCGAGTTCGACGTGCTCTTCCGCGAGCTCCAGCGGATCGAGGCCGACCACCCGGAGCTGGCCACGCCCGACTCGCCCACCCAGCGGGTCAGCGGCACCTTCAGCACCGAGTTCACCGCGGTCGACCACCTGGAACGCATGCTCAGCCTGGACAACGCGTTCAACGCCGAGGACATGGACGCCTGGGCCGAGCGCGTGCACAAGGAGGTCGGCGACGGCGCCGCCTACCTGTGCGAGCTCAAGATCGACGGCCTCGCGGTCAACCTGCTCTACCGCGACGGGCGCCTGGAACGCGGCCTCACCCGCGGCGACGGGCGCACCGGCGAGGACATCACGCTCAACCTGCGCACGCTCGCCGATGTGCCCGAACGCCTGGTCGGCACCGACGAGTACCCGGTGCCCGGGCTGGTCGAGATCCGCGGCGAGGTGTTCTTCACCCTGGCCGACTTCGCCGACCTCAACGCCGCGCAGACCGAGGCGGGCAGGCCCCCCTTCGCCAACCCGCGCAACGCGGCGGCCGGATCGTTGCGGCAGAAGGACCCCAAGGTCACCGCCAGCCGCCCGCTGCGCATGATCTGCCACGGCCTGGGCAAGCGCGCGGGCTTCGAGCCGGGCACGCAGTCCGACTCCTACGGCGCGCTCAAGGCCTGGGGACTGCGCGTGTCCACGCACACCAAGGTGCTGTCCACAGTGGACGAGGTGCGCGGGTTCATCGGGTACTGGGGCGAGCACCGCCACGACGCCGAGCACGAGATCGACGGCGTGGTGGTCAAGGTCGACCAGGTGCTGCTGCAACGCCGCCTGGGCGCCACCTCGCGCGCACCGCGCTGGGCCATCGCCTACAAGTACCCGCCGGAGGAGGTCACCACCCAGCTGCTCGACATCCGGGTCAACGTCGGCCGCACCGGGCGGGTCACGCCGTTCGCGGTCACCGAGCCGGTCAAGGTCGCCGGGTCGGTGGTCGCGCGGGCCACGCTGCACAACGCCAACGAGGTCAAGCGCAAGGGCGTGCTCATCGGCGACCGCATCGTGCTGCGCAAGGCCGGGGACGTCATCCCCGAGGTGCTCGGCCCGGTGGTGGAGGCGCGCACCGGCGAGGAGCGCGAGTTCCTCATGCCCACCGAGTGTCCGGAGTGCGGGGCCACGCTGCGGCCGATGAAGGAGGCCGATGTCGACATCCGCTGCCCGAACGCCCAGTTCTGCCCCGGCCAGCTGCGCGAGCGGCTGTCCTACCTGGCGGGCCGGTCCGCGCTGGACATCGAGGTGCTGGGCTTCGAGGCGGCCGGGGCGCTGGTGGCCTCGGACGTCTACACCAACGAGCGCGACCTGTTCGACCTGGACGCCGCCAAGCTGGTCCGGGTGCCGCTGTTCCGCACCAACTCCGGCGAGCTGTCCGCGAACGGGCAGAAGCTGCTGGACAACCTGGAGACGGTCAAGACCCGCCCGCTGTGGCGCATCCTGGTCGCGCTGTCCATCCGGCACGTCGGCCCCAAGGCCGCCCGCGACCTGGCGCGCGAGCTGGGCTCGGTGCAGGCCATCGCCGAGGCGACCGAGGAGCGGCTGGCCGAGGTCGGTGGCATCGGCCCGACGATCGTGGCCGCGGTGCGCGAGTGGTTCGAGGTCGACTGGCACCGCGACGTGCTGGCGGCCTGGGCGGCGGCGGGTGTCCAGCTGGCAGAGGAGCGCGACGAGTCGGTGCCGCGCACCCTGGAAGGACTGTCCATTGTGGTCACCGGCAGCCTGGCGGGCTTCTCCCGCGACGAGGCCAAGGAGGCCATCCTGTCCCGGGGCGGCAAGGCGGTCGGCTCGGTCAGCAAGAAAACCAGTTTTGTCGTGGTCGGCGAGGCGCCAGGCTCCAAGTACGACAAAGCCGTGCAGCTGAAGGTGCCGGTGCTCGACGAGGACGGTTTCCGGGTGCTCCTGGACTCCGGCCCGGAGGCCGCCACCGAGGTCGCGACCATCGGGGAGGACACCGGCGATGCGGGTGCGGAAGGCTGA